In Nostoc sp. UHCC 0926, a single genomic region encodes these proteins:
- a CDS encoding non-ribosomal peptide synthetase: MKTLDELLSELRQRDVKLWLEGESLRYRAAKDSLTPELLTELKTQKAEIINFLRQITTAASSQIPPIVACERNGNLPLSFGQQRLWFLHQFEPDSSSNNMPVVVRFTGNLNVAVLEESLKEVVRRHEVLRTTFPAVNGKPTQVIATDVSLTLPIIDLQQVPNEQREAEAHLLATKEAHQPFDLGKGPILRVLLLELSEQEHLLIWNMHCIVCDGASSDLFYQDLTTIYKALSAGKASPLPPLAVQYADFTNWQYQWLQGEVLESQVNYWKQKLEGNLPIIELPYDHPRPYGVQTYRGDRAALLLSKALNHALTDLSQKWGVTLFMTLLTVFELLLYRYSGQEDLLVSFASASRGQVETEGLVGFFSNTLVLRSNFAGNPTFRELLDRVRKDCLQAYTHQDLPFERLIEELRPEQQSRNSSPLFQVKFSLNPPWSNGRGMASVKLPDLTITSLFGYIYHGKTKYDLILVLREQDNGLGMVFDYNAEMFDATTVERMLGHFKTLLEGIVANPDQPIAELPLLTAGEQHQLLVEWNGNQADYPQNTCIHQWFENQVKQTPNNIAVSFENQQLTYQELNQRANQLAHYLQTLGVKSGVLVGLYVKPSLEMIVGLLGILKVGGTYVSIALTSGQDGLAFILDDAQISLVLTQSSLVEKLSEHQAQVICLDSDWENIALHATENTGYHTTDQTLACVMYVSGYNGKPNGIAITHSNLVTHSLAICETWELTQSDRLLLISSITTDTFIESLFPSWITGATTILQSQELQNSAAQFFRFVAQQKITVVNIPTYFWYELVKEPSVSLQTLPAILRLVMVGGEKVSRNAYLTWIEKVGKQVRWLNAYGSLETTLTATVYDPETATEASNTRSEIPIGKAIAKTQIYILDRRSQPLPIGVTGEIYISGIGVAQGYFNRPDLTSEKFIPNPFSSESGAYLYRSGDLGRYLSDGNIEFLGRLDNQRKIRGFRIELAEIETILGQYPGVQKTVVIAKEDVPGDKHLVAYVVPKQGETFGSEQLLSFLQQKLPEHLLPSAFVIVDSLPLNANGQVDRKALSALNPTNSQIEKTFATAENPLQLQLTEIWEKILGIHPIGITDNFFDLGGHSLLAVRLFSYIEKIAGKNLPLSILLQAPTIEQLANIVEQERCSKPGVAATPTADLKSETSIPWSSLVAIQPNGSKPPFFCVHGLGGEVLRFRELALHLGSDQPFYGLQPQGLDGKQLPYTRIEDMAAHYIQQIQTIQPHEPYFIGGYSSGGIIAYEIARQLVMQGKKVALLVLFDTYGSRKSESVPLQKPASRHWKSLLAIASNYVIKQVEGNRERLKYQIKEMIWRFVFQFHLTFGRPLAYSYRKFMVQEATIQALRKYVLQVYSGRATVFRTEDGLVVAQQEADPKMGWSELALGGVDICDISGIHNSIFKEPHIRSVSEKIKACIDQTIAKT; the protein is encoded by the coding sequence ATGAAAACATTAGATGAACTACTATCTGAGCTGCGTCAGCGCGATGTCAAACTTTGGCTAGAGGGGGAAAGCTTACGCTATCGGGCCGCAAAAGACAGTCTCACGCCGGAATTGCTGACCGAGTTAAAAACTCAAAAAGCCGAAATCATCAACTTTCTGCGACAAATTACTACAGCCGCCAGTTCACAGATTCCCCCAATTGTCGCTTGTGAACGGAATGGCAACTTGCCGCTTTCCTTTGGTCAGCAACGGTTATGGTTCCTCCATCAGTTTGAACCTGATAGTTCCTCAAATAATATGCCCGTTGTGGTGCGTTTTACGGGGAATCTCAATGTTGCTGTCTTAGAAGAAAGTTTGAAAGAAGTCGTCCGCCGCCATGAAGTCCTGCGGACAACTTTTCCAGCAGTGAATGGAAAGCCCACTCAAGTCATCGCCACCGATGTTTCCTTGACGCTGCCAATAATTGACTTGCAGCAAGTACCAAATGAACAACGGGAGGCGGAAGCTCACTTACTGGCAACTAAAGAAGCTCATCAACCCTTTGATTTAGGCAAGGGACCGATTTTGCGGGTGTTACTGCTGGAGTTAAGCGAGCAAGAGCATCTGCTGATCTGGAATATGCACTGCATAGTTTGTGATGGAGCTTCGTCCGATCTGTTCTATCAAGACCTCACTACCATCTATAAAGCATTGTCGGCGGGGAAGGCTTCTCCTTTACCTCCCTTAGCTGTGCAGTATGCTGATTTTACCAATTGGCAATATCAATGGCTTCAGGGAGAGGTTTTAGAGTCACAGGTAAACTACTGGAAACAAAAGCTAGAAGGTAATTTACCTATTATTGAGTTACCTTACGATCATCCCCGTCCTTATGGTGTGCAAACCTATCGAGGCGATCGCGCTGCCCTGCTGCTATCAAAGGCGCTGAATCATGCCCTGACAGACCTGAGTCAAAAGTGGGGAGTTACCCTCTTCATGACTCTACTGACAGTGTTTGAGCTATTGCTCTACCGTTATTCTGGACAAGAAGACCTACTCGTTAGCTTTGCAAGTGCAAGTCGGGGACAAGTAGAAACCGAGGGGTTGGTTGGATTTTTTTCTAATACTCTTGTACTGCGGAGTAACTTTGCAGGCAACCCAACTTTCCGAGAATTGTTAGACCGAGTGCGTAAGGATTGCTTACAAGCTTATACCCATCAAGACCTACCCTTTGAGAGACTAATTGAAGAACTTAGACCAGAGCAACAAAGTCGGAACAGTTCGCCTTTATTTCAGGTAAAGTTCTCCCTCAATCCTCCTTGGTCGAATGGTCGTGGTATGGCATCAGTGAAACTACCTGATTTGACTATCACTTCTCTATTTGGCTACATCTATCATGGTAAAACCAAATACGATCTGATATTAGTCTTGCGGGAACAGGATAATGGTCTGGGTATGGTATTTGATTACAATGCCGAGATGTTTGATGCCACTACCGTAGAGCGGATGTTGGGACACTTCAAAACTTTACTCGAAGGTATTGTCGCTAATCCCGATCAGCCGATTGCTGAATTACCCTTGTTGACAGCAGGTGAACAACATCAATTGTTGGTTGAGTGGAACGGCAATCAGGCTGATTATCCCCAGAATACTTGTATCCATCAGTGGTTTGAAAATCAAGTCAAGCAAACTCCAAATAATATTGCGGTAAGTTTTGAAAATCAGCAATTAACCTATCAGGAACTCAACCAGCGTGCAAATCAACTAGCTCACTATTTGCAAACTCTAGGGGTAAAATCGGGGGTACTCGTCGGTCTTTATGTCAAGCCTTCCCTAGAGATGATTGTCGGGCTGTTGGGTATTTTGAAAGTTGGGGGAACTTACGTATCCATAGCTCTGACATCTGGGCAAGATGGTCTGGCTTTCATTTTAGATGATGCCCAAATATCCTTAGTGTTAACCCAAAGCTCATTAGTTGAGAAGCTCTCTGAGCATCAGGCACAAGTTATCTGTTTGGATAGTGATTGGGAAAATATCGCCCTACACGCTACTGAAAATACAGGCTATCATACCACAGATCAGACTCTCGCCTGTGTGATGTATGTGTCCGGTTACAATGGAAAACCCAACGGTATAGCCATTACCCACAGTAATCTTGTCACGCACAGCTTGGCAATTTGCGAAACTTGGGAGTTAACCCAGAGCGATCGCCTACTACTCATATCTAGTATCACAACTGATACTTTCATTGAATCACTGTTCCCTAGTTGGATTACTGGTGCTACCACAATTCTCCAGTCTCAAGAGCTACAAAACTCGGCGGCGCAGTTTTTCCGATTCGTTGCTCAACAAAAGATTACCGTTGTTAATATACCTACTTATTTTTGGTATGAGTTAGTTAAAGAGCCATCCGTGTCTTTACAAACCTTGCCAGCCATCTTGCGCTTAGTGATGGTTGGTGGTGAAAAAGTTTCACGTAATGCTTATTTAACTTGGATAGAAAAAGTTGGCAAGCAAGTACGCTGGCTTAATGCCTATGGATCACTAGAAACAACTTTAACCGCCACGGTTTACGATCCGGAAACTGCCACTGAAGCCAGTAACACTCGTTCAGAAATTCCCATAGGAAAAGCGATCGCCAAGACTCAAATCTACATTCTCGATCGGCGATCGCAACCCTTGCCAATTGGCGTTACTGGCGAAATCTACATCAGCGGTATCGGTGTTGCACAAGGCTACTTTAACCGTCCAGACTTAACATCTGAGAAATTTATCCCTAACCCCTTTAGCAGCGAATCTGGGGCATACCTTTACAGAAGTGGCGACTTAGGACGCTACTTAAGTGACGGCAATATTGAGTTTCTGGGCCGCCTAGACAATCAGAGAAAAATTCGTGGTTTTCGGATTGAGTTGGCTGAAATTGAAACAATTTTGGGTCAATATCCAGGCGTGCAAAAAACTGTGGTGATTGCCAAAGAAGATGTTCCTGGAGATAAGCATTTAGTTGCTTATGTTGTTCCCAAACAAGGAGAGACTTTTGGGAGTGAGCAACTGCTGAGTTTTCTCCAGCAAAAGCTGCCTGAGCATTTGTTGCCTTCTGCCTTTGTCATAGTAGATTCTCTGCCATTGAATGCTAATGGCCAAGTTGATCGCAAAGCCTTATCTGCGCTTAATCCAACTAATTCTCAAATAGAAAAAACATTTGCCACAGCAGAAAATCCATTACAACTTCAATTAACAGAAATCTGGGAAAAGATTTTAGGAATTCATCCGATTGGAATAACAGATAATTTTTTTGATTTGGGTGGACACTCACTGCTGGCAGTACGTCTGTTTTCTTATATTGAAAAGATAGCGGGTAAAAATCTACCTCTATCTATCCTCTTGCAAGCCCCAACTATTGAGCAATTAGCTAATATTGTTGAGCAAGAAAGATGCTCAAAACCTGGGGTTGCAGCGACGCCAACAGCTGATCTAAAGTCTGAAACATCGATTCCTTGGTCATCTTTAGTAGCAATTCAACCCAACGGTTCTAAGCCTCCTTTTTTCTGTGTACATGGTTTGGGTGGAGAAGTTCTACGTTTCCGTGAATTGGCATTGCATTTAGGATCAGATCAACCATTTTATGGATTACAGCCACAAGGGTTAGATGGAAAACAGCTTCCTTATACCCGGATTGAAGACATGGCAGCGCACTACATTCAACAAATCCAGACTATTCAGCCCCATGAGCCTTATTTTATCGGTGGATACTCCTCTGGGGGTATAATTGCTTATGAGATAGCTCGGCAATTGGTTATGCAAGGTAAGAAAGTAGCTTTGCTAGTTTTATTTGATACCTACGGTTCTAGAAAAAGCGAATCTGTGCCATTGCAAAAGCCAGCTTCTCGCCATTGGAAAAGTCTTTTAGCAATTGCATCTAACTATGTTATTAAGCAGGTAGAAGGAAATAGAGAGCGGCTTAAGTATCAGATCAAAGAGATGATCTGGCGGTTTGTCTTTCAGTTTCACCTGACCTTCGGACGCCCCTTAGCTTACTCCTATCGGAAATTTATGGTACAAGAGGCCACCATACAAGCGCTAAGAAAATATGTTCTACAAGTTTACTCAGGTCGAGCAACCGTATTCCGAACAGAAGATGGTCTTGTAGTTGCCCAACAGGAGGCTGATCCCAAAATGGGTTGGAGTGAATTGGCTTTAGGGGGAGTGGATATCTGTGATATTTCTGGGATTCATAATTCCATTTTTAAAGAACCCCATATACGATCTGTGTCCGAAAAAATCAAAGCTTGCATAGATCAAACTATTGCAAAAACCTAA
- a CDS encoding DUF4114 domain-containing protein yields the protein MILDSNANNDPNVYFAFLGANSDQVDHIRLLENNTFGFEDLANCGDKDYNNVIVQVNLSINTM from the coding sequence GTGATTCTTGATAGTAATGCCAATAATGATCCGAATGTTTACTTTGCATTCTTGGGTGCTAACTCAGATCAGGTAGATCACATTCGACTGTTGGAAAATAATACGTTTGGTTTTGAGGATTTAGCAAATTGTGGTGATAAAGATTACAACAATGTGATTGTGCAGGTAAATTTGAGTATCAATACTATGTAA
- a CDS encoding non-ribosomal peptide synthetase: MSLLPVDYQSRLTAVDFDPFADGELLLTAPATESQKEIWASVQMGDAANCAYNESQSLRLRGELDVKVFQSAVEELVQRHEALRTTFSTDGNILCIVASGQIEIPIIDLSSLELQKQQEKLASILRQEVEQPFDLEHGPLFRAKIVKLQPQEHLAILTAHHIICDGWSWAVLMPDLGKLYSGLQQGIVPELEEPDHLSEYATLQEEEADSPESIATEKYWLKQFADSVPVLDFPSDRPRPPLRTFNAAREDWHLNSELVANLKQLGTKLGCSFMTTILGGFEVWLHRMTGQNDLVVGIPAAGQAPLGQYNLVGHCVNLLPLRSQINGEKSFSDYLQTRRSAVLDAYDHQQFTFGSLVKKLVLPRDSSRIPLVPIIFNVDQALDSDQLPFLDLKVEFFSNPRAFENFELFINATELRGELILECQYNTNLFDADTIRRRMAEFETLLLGIVANPNQSIAKLPILPAVEQQLLATWNNTQTAYPQDICIHQLFETQVEKTPDAIAVVFEEELISYRELNLRANQLAHYLQSLGVGSEVLVGLCVERSLEMVVGVLGILKAGGAYVPLDYAYPQERLAFMLQDAQVSVLLTQEKLKSGLPNHQAEIICLDTNWQSIDYELDNPTHKITSNNLAYVIYTSGSTGQPKGVQIQHQSAVNLLNAIAQEPGLTAEDTLLSVTSLSFDIAVSEIFLPLSVGAKLVLVSREVAADGIQLLKALTTSGATFMQPTPVTWRLLLAAGWQGSPQLKMISTGEALSRELANQLLPKGACLWNLYGPTETTIWSTGYKVTTGNKVIGIGCPLANTQIYILDSHLQPVPIGISGELYIGGEGLARGYLNRPDLTAEKFISNPFSSNPKSRLYKTGDLARYLPDGHIEYLGRIDYQIKLRGFRIELGEIETALLQHPGVKEGVVIVREDTSNENNLVGYIVAETGQDSLQVISQLRRFLKQQLPDFMVPTIFMALEAMPLTPNGKVDRKALPEPDASRPELEANYVAPRTPIEQQITDIWMQVLNVKRVGIYDNFFELGGYSLVGIQVVSRVRQALQVEILMSNLFELPTVADLAERVETLRWATQGIQAAESETADDYEEGEL; encoded by the coding sequence ATGAGCTTATTACCTGTAGATTACCAATCTAGATTAACTGCGGTTGATTTTGATCCATTTGCAGATGGTGAATTACTTTTAACCGCCCCTGCCACAGAATCACAAAAAGAAATTTGGGCTTCTGTGCAAATGGGGGATGCTGCCAATTGTGCTTATAATGAGTCCCAATCTCTGCGACTAAGAGGCGAACTTGATGTCAAAGTTTTCCAGTCTGCGGTGGAAGAGTTAGTACAACGTCATGAAGCACTACGGACAACTTTTAGCACAGATGGCAATATACTCTGCATTGTTGCTTCTGGGCAAATTGAAATCCCTATTATTGATCTTTCTAGCCTGGAATTACAAAAACAACAGGAAAAATTAGCTAGTATCTTGCGACAAGAGGTAGAACAACCTTTCGATTTGGAACATGGCCCTCTATTTCGGGCAAAAATTGTCAAATTGCAGCCGCAGGAACATTTAGCTATTTTGACAGCCCATCATATTATTTGTGATGGTTGGTCTTGGGCAGTGCTGATGCCAGATTTGGGTAAACTCTATTCTGGCTTGCAACAGGGTATTGTTCCTGAATTAGAAGAACCAGACCACTTAAGTGAATATGCGACTTTGCAGGAAGAAGAGGCGGATAGTCCAGAATCGATCGCCACAGAAAAATACTGGTTGAAACAATTCGCTGACTCTGTACCTGTACTGGATTTCCCCAGCGATCGCCCCCGTCCACCACTCAGAACCTTTAACGCCGCCCGCGAAGATTGGCATTTAAACTCCGAACTAGTTGCCAACCTTAAACAACTAGGGACAAAACTCGGTTGTAGCTTTATGACTACTATCCTGGGAGGATTTGAGGTTTGGCTACACCGGATGACAGGACAAAACGACTTGGTTGTAGGTATTCCAGCCGCCGGACAAGCTCCATTGGGGCAATATAATCTCGTAGGACACTGTGTAAATTTACTACCCTTGCGTAGCCAGATTAATGGCGAAAAATCTTTCAGCGACTACTTGCAAACGCGGCGCTCGGCTGTGTTAGATGCCTATGACCATCAACAATTTACCTTTGGCAGCCTGGTCAAAAAATTAGTATTACCACGGGATTCTAGCCGCATTCCCTTAGTACCAATTATATTTAATGTCGATCAAGCCCTAGACAGCGATCAACTTCCCTTTCTCGACTTGAAGGTAGAATTCTTCTCCAATCCCCGCGCATTCGAGAATTTTGAACTGTTTATCAATGCTACAGAATTGCGTGGTGAACTGATCCTGGAATGTCAGTACAACACTAATTTATTTGACGCTGACACTATCCGCCGCCGGATGGCAGAGTTTGAAACTTTGTTATTGGGCATAGTTGCCAACCCTAATCAAAGTATTGCTAAATTACCAATTTTGCCAGCAGTTGAGCAACAGTTATTAGCAACATGGAACAATACTCAAACAGCTTATCCCCAAGATATCTGCATTCACCAGCTGTTTGAAACTCAAGTGGAGAAAACTCCAGACGCGATCGCTGTAGTTTTTGAAGAAGAACTTATTAGCTACCGCGAACTGAATCTGCGAGCCAATCAGCTAGCCCATTATCTCCAAAGCTTAGGAGTCGGTTCAGAAGTTCTGGTTGGTCTGTGTGTCGAGCGCAGCTTGGAAATGGTTGTAGGAGTTTTAGGCATTCTCAAAGCTGGAGGAGCCTATGTACCGTTAGATTATGCTTATCCTCAAGAACGTTTAGCTTTCATGTTGCAAGATGCTCAGGTGTCAGTGCTACTAACGCAGGAGAAGCTAAAGTCGGGGTTACCCAACCATCAAGCAGAGATTATTTGCCTTGATACCAATTGGCAGTCCATAGATTATGAGTTGGATAACCCAACACATAAGATCACTTCCAACAACTTAGCCTACGTCATCTATACATCTGGCTCGACAGGTCAACCGAAAGGCGTTCAAATTCAACATCAAAGTGCTGTTAATCTCCTGAATGCGATCGCTCAAGAACCCGGTTTAACTGCTGAGGATACTCTCCTCTCTGTTACTAGCCTATCCTTTGATATTGCCGTTTCAGAAATTTTTTTACCCCTGTCTGTAGGTGCGAAGTTGGTGTTGGTGAGCCGTGAAGTTGCGGCTGATGGCATCCAACTGCTAAAAGCGCTAACCACCTCCGGGGCAACTTTTATGCAACCGACACCAGTTACTTGGCGGCTATTACTGGCAGCCGGATGGCAAGGTAGTCCTCAACTCAAGATGATTTCCACAGGCGAAGCTTTATCTAGAGAGCTTGCCAATCAATTATTACCCAAGGGAGCTTGTCTGTGGAACCTCTACGGGCCTACAGAAACAACGATTTGGTCAACAGGTTACAAGGTGACAACGGGAAATAAAGTAATAGGCATTGGTTGCCCTCTTGCTAATACGCAAATCTACATTTTAGACTCCCATTTACAACCCGTTCCCATTGGTATATCAGGTGAGTTGTATATTGGTGGCGAAGGACTAGCAAGGGGATATCTTAATCGTCCCGATCTGACTGCTGAGAAATTTATTTCTAATCCCTTCAGTTCAAACCCTAAATCACGCTTATACAAAACTGGAGACCTGGCTCGTTATTTACCAGATGGACATATTGAATACTTGGGTCGGATCGACTATCAAATAAAATTGCGTGGTTTCCGCATAGAATTAGGTGAAATTGAAACTGCACTCCTGCAACATCCAGGAGTAAAAGAAGGCGTTGTAATTGTTCGAGAAGACACTTCTAATGAGAATAATTTAGTAGGTTATATTGTTGCGGAAACTGGTCAAGATAGCTTGCAAGTGATTTCGCAGTTGCGTCGATTCTTGAAACAACAGCTTCCTGATTTTATGGTGCCAACGATCTTTATGGCACTAGAAGCTATGCCGTTAACCCCCAATGGCAAAGTTGATCGCAAGGCATTGCCAGAGCCAGATGCTTCCCGCCCAGAACTGGAGGCAAATTATGTAGCGCCTCGCACTCCCATTGAGCAGCAGATTACAGATATCTGGATGCAGGTTCTTAATGTCAAGCGGGTTGGGATTTACGACAACTTTTTTGAATTGGGTGGATATTCTCTAGTAGGAATTCAAGTGGTTTCTCGAGTCCGCCAAGCCTTGCAAGTAGAAATCCTGATGTCCAATTTATTTGAATTACCAACGGTAGCAGATTTGGCTGAACGAGTGGAGACTCTGCGTTGGGCAACCCAAGGTATTCAGGCGGCTGAGAGTGAAACAGCTGATGATTACGAGGAAGGTGAGTTATGA
- a CDS encoding acyltransferase family protein: MYKHINSLTSLRGIAALIVVVHHFSYYALPKTGSTLSAYSDFFRNGYLWVDFFFILSGFIMTHVYIGDFLLRVNFSNYRSYLFSRFARIYPLHIFILSLFFGLEIIKIFLANSSTFTGKFNLTAFFANIFLLQAFDLNCPPLFWCNTYWNEPAWSISVEFVIYCIFPFLLFFSLRNSEKNDLIIYIFSLFSILLLITFTRGNLDSIIGIPSIARCGLECVLGIITYKVYRRDKYKKYFNLNLLAIIAITWIILIMNYYWHHWRSLHDWLILPAFSLLILAVSVNNNGVISKILNSRLMLYLGTISYSIYMVHWFVQELLKIFWIYKFHHVFGKSFTEYEALTSLGVFLMIIILAASLTYKFVEVPMRNYLKFTIFAK, translated from the coding sequence ATGTATAAACACATCAATTCACTCACTTCTCTGCGCGGTATTGCAGCCTTGATTGTTGTTGTACATCATTTTTCTTACTACGCCTTACCTAAAACTGGCTCAACTTTATCCGCATATAGCGATTTTTTTCGGAATGGATATTTGTGGGTTGATTTTTTCTTTATTTTGAGTGGTTTTATTATGACCCACGTTTATATTGGAGATTTTTTATTAAGAGTGAATTTCTCTAACTATCGCTCATATTTATTCTCGCGTTTTGCCAGAATTTATCCTCTACATATATTTATTTTATCTCTTTTTTTTGGATTAGAAATCATAAAAATATTTTTAGCAAATAGTTCTACGTTTACTGGTAAATTTAACTTAACTGCCTTTTTTGCCAATATTTTTCTTCTCCAAGCATTCGACCTAAATTGCCCACCTTTATTTTGGTGTAATACTTATTGGAATGAACCAGCTTGGTCAATTAGCGTAGAGTTTGTTATTTACTGTATATTCCCATTTTTATTGTTTTTTTCATTAAGGAATAGCGAAAAAAATGATTTAATAATTTATATTTTTAGTCTCTTTAGCATATTACTATTAATCACCTTTACCCGTGGCAATTTAGATAGTATTATTGGTATACCTTCGATAGCTAGATGCGGGCTAGAGTGCGTACTTGGTATTATAACTTATAAAGTCTATCGGAGAGATAAATATAAAAAGTATTTTAATCTTAATTTACTGGCAATTATAGCTATCACTTGGATAATTCTGATTATGAATTACTACTGGCATCATTGGCGTAGCCTTCATGATTGGCTAATTCTACCAGCTTTTTCTCTCCTGATTTTAGCTGTATCTGTCAACAATAATGGTGTGATATCAAAAATTTTAAATTCCCGGTTAATGCTATATCTCGGAACTATATCTTATTCGATTTATATGGTTCATTGGTTTGTTCAAGAACTGTTAAAAATATTCTGGATTTATAAATTTCACCATGTTTTTGGCAAAAGCTTCACAGAATATGAAGCCTTGACATCTCTAGGAGTATTTCTTATGATCATTATATTGGCTGCATCATTGACATATAAATTCGTAGAAGTTCCTATGCGTAATTATTTAAAATTTACAATCTTCGCTAAATAA